A window of Chlorobium phaeobacteroides DSM 266 genomic DNA:
CCAAAATAAGTTTGATTCACTTGTAGCAGGTATTCTGCAAGCAATGTCAACAACCCACCGTGGTGCACGGCTGGAGAATTCCCTCATGGATAACCTCGCTGCCCACCATGCCATACTTTGTGATGATTCAATGCCTTTTTCAGTTAAGCAATTCGAACCAGCCTTGATAAGTTCTGCAGGCAACCCGGATTCGTAACCTTTCTCCTCAGTGGAGGACGACCTGATAATCACATCTGCGCAAAACACACCGAAACAGAATTGTTCCCAACTTTTTTGCAGAAACCAACGACGCCCAGAGCATAGTGGGTTGCTACGGGGGGCTTCCTTAATGTCGTTTAGAAAAGACTGAGCCGCCTTTTTTCGCCATTCCGCAATTTCCGGATTTAATACGAGCAATGCAGCAATTATAGCTTCATAACCCAATAGCGAAAGGGTGCTGGCGTATAAATACTCTGCTGCCATAGGATTAGTGTCCTTAACTCGAGTGATATCATTAAAAATATCCTTCAAACCTTTAACGCCGGCTTGGCGACACATTTTAATTGCCCGCGTCCAAAGTCGCACCCGATCAGGGCGTTCCTGCAGAACTTTACGCATTAGGCCAAACGCTTTAAATACTTCTCGATCCAGTTTATCTCGTTGTTTTTTCAGCTCTTTTTTAGTCTCTTTTCTTTCCCTATTAAATGATACGCGATGCTCATTAGACAATGCTTTATTAGCCAGTTCCGCATCCAATATCTCATGACGACATTCAAGCTCGACTAATCGTGCATTGTTGGAAAGACGGCACTCCGCAAGACGTATGAGCCTTGTTGCAGCAAAGGAAAGACGTGTTTTTTCAGGAATTTCCGCCTCAGGTAACTCAACCAACAGCATATGTTCAAGCTGATCAGTCAAAGAAACTATCTCGGACTCTTCAAGCAGATCGAAGTCCGTTCTCGCAATGGCAGAAACGAGCGCGAGCGTTTTTGTCATCAATGGAGTCGGAAACTGAGGATTTAGTTCGCATTTTTTCTCCGCTTCCTTCTGGATGTCGTCAAGACTTTTTTCCGGATTTTCTTTGGCACCAAAATACTGAGCTAAGGCTTCAGGCTCAATTTTATCTCGGTTAACTGTCGCTCCCGTCTCTAAACTATCCAACAGCTTCAAATACTCTTCTACCCACTTCACAAGTTCATTAAAGCTATATGCCAAAACAATATGATCATCAACAAAACGAAAATGTGCTACATTTCGATTTTTTAAAAGTTTATCGACCTCCAAATCCACTTTAAAGAGCCCCGCATTAGCAAGAAACCCTGCAACATAGAGGCCTGTAGGAATACCTTTAAAATCACGCTCTTTAGCGCTTAAACCGATTTCATTTAATGCCTCCAAATCATCAGTTGACCAATTAGCAGTGTCCACTTCAAATAACATCATCGATTCAATCAAATTATCTGCATCAACTCTTAACTCGGCAGGAAGAAACTCTGTTATATTGCGAAGAATGATATCAAGCTTCAACGAAGGATAAAATTTTTCAAGATCAAGACTGCACCAAAACAATTTCTTTTTGCCTTCACGCGGTCGCTTTATAGCCCAATGTTTTTTCTGAATAAATGGACATTTGTATTTTTCCGGTAGGGACTCTTGGCACTCCAGTTCTTCAACATCCTCTTTTGTAGTTGAATATTTTCCTGTCTGACCTGTCATTGCCAAAGTAGAAAGAAAGACATGACGGCGAAATCGTGGCCAACTTTGTAAAAATGGGAGGTAGATCTGACCGGATGAATCACGATAACGCCCAATCTTTTGACGACGAACTCCTTTTTCATCGCTTTCAGTCCAAATGCTCCGAAAAAGTCGATTACCGTAGCTCCATGTAGGCATTTTTTGGTCAAGGAATGGTCCAATGATATTTACCACAGCCGTCCATGCGACTTGGTCTCGAACAGCCACGTTGAAATATTGACGAACCTGTTGCTTGCCGTCTTTCGACGGATTCTTCGGGAATGCCATGGGCTTTAAGGGACGCAGTTTGTAACGCCCTTGTTTCATCTCTTCAGCTATACTTTTAAGATTACTCTCCAACTCAAGTTCAAACTCCGCCAATTCGATTTCATTAATCCATGCATCACCAGGTGTTGAAGCTCGTCTAACCTTTTCCCATGCCCAACGCAGGTTCAATTGACCAGTGACTTCTTTTAAAAAGCTCATTTGGCGCTCCCATCTTGTGCCAGCACATCCGAAACATCTTTGCCTTTTGGAAGTGTCATACATTGAACCGGTTTACCACGATCAATGAAGTACTTGGAAATGTCCTTCGCAAACTTAGCCCCACCCTCATCACCATCACCGAGAACAACAACCTTGAATTTCAGAAATCTGTCAACCCACTCTGTACGAAACGAAGTTGCACCCAAAACGCCGAGAGCAATCAAACCCTTGGATTCCAGAGACACTACATCGGGCACGCCTTCGCAAAGATGCACCGTCTGCCCAGCCGGAAGGCTTTTAAGCCGGTCGGCATTGAACAATGGCTTGGTGATACCACGCAAATTGAGAAACTTCGCCTTAGGCTCTTTTTCAAACATTCTGGCTTGGATATAAGTGATTTTCACCTCATCGTAAAAAGGGAACAAAAGAGCATATGAGCCCCAAATCAAGCTTATGGGTTTACCATCACGTCCCCATGCGATCCCACTACGAAAAACCCGATCCTCTCCCCACTGCTGTAAAAGCATACGAAAGGCACGCGCAGGACTGCTCATCTGCCGAAGGTTAAAGCGACTTGCCGCTACATCAGAAATTCCATGCGATTCCAAGTAGTTTACTCCTACGGGGTTTGAAACAAAAGCACATTTATTGACAAACCAAGTGTAAAGCTCTGAATCTGAAAAAAATTCGGACTGTTTTTGAACTGGAGCAACCATAGCGTTATTTTGTTTGATTGAACAAGTCCGCTTTCTCTGCCCACTAAACTGCCGTTTAACATCTGCGTTAAAATTATTCGAGAACCATTCTAGGGCGGCGTTAAAATCCAGCCCCTCCTTCTCCATGACCAAGTTGATGGCATCACCATGCTTTCCACAAGCTCCAAAACATCGCCAAGTATTGTAGTTTATTGAGAACGATAAGCTTGGAGAAGCCTTGTCATGACCCATGAAGCACATCGCTTTCGTACCGCGTACTTCAATACCAAGTCTTTTCGCCACTTCAATGATTGGTATCTGCTTTATCGGTGACAAATCTGACTTCGCATTCATCGTTCAATTCTCCTTGGGATTGACCTGCCCCGATAGCAGACGCGGCAACAGTAGATCGCGCGTCCGACGAAGGTTTTGAATTTGCAGTTCAAGATTGCGGGTTTGTAATAACATTGCACCGGCAATTTTTTGAAATCGTTTTTGCAATACGCATGGAGGAATCAGCACGTCAAGACCATGAAGGTCATTTCGATTAAGCGTCGGAACAGCCGCCCCGGAATTGAACTGCTTCAAGCCAACTGAAGAGAGCACGTAGTATGCATAAAGCGGTTCCGACTTTGGAAAACCCTTCGCCCAAAGTGAGGTATTCAGTGGCCAAAAATCTTCCTGTACATAGATGACATCTCCAATTGTGCCTGATCTTCCGGTCACAACACAAGGTGCTTTGACCTTAGCTTCGCAGTGAAATCCAGTAACTCCGGTAGCTGCGTAAATGGGCACAGTACCCTCCATCCGCTTGGCTTTAGGCAAATCGAAGCCACGTTGAAGAACAAGCACATCGTCTAAACGACCAGCCTCCCACCCCTGCGGAATAGCACCAAGAGAAGACGAAACGAGCGAAACATTTTCGTGGCCGGGAAAGCGGAAGTGAACGAACCATTCACGATAGACTGATCGGGCCATCTCCTCCAGAATCTTGATGCGCCGCTGACTGTTCTCAATCAGTTCGTCGTAGGTTGACAGTATGCCCGCAATCCGCCGTTGAACTGGAAGCGGGGGAACACGTACTTTGATTTCTGAAAACGCCGTCTTATTGATAATGGGAGTCGCCGACCCACCAGCATTAGCTTTTAACTCGTCGCGAAGCGTTGTCATCAGGTGATAAACAAAGAACGGATCGTGCTCTTGCTCATTCACGACAACGGAATTAATTTGTTGATTTGTGAAAGACGGTCTGCCAGTCATGCAAACTTTGCCAATGGTAGCACCAATACAGACAACGCAAACGGATCGCCCAGGTAGCATAAGTCTTTGCTGGTAGTTGCGCCCTTCTGGCGAAAGAAAACGTTCGGGCTCAATGTAACGCGAAGCACCGTCAATGTCTGTTGGTGTAAGAAACGGGTGATCATCTCCAAATAGTTCAGGCCGGACACTTGGGGGCGTCTTTCCAGTCAAGACACGACCCAAGTCACCAATATGGATTGTGCGAAGTTCATACATCATCCCACATCCCGCATCCTCCTCAAGTTGCAAGCAATTGTTCTGACCAAGTCGCGCCTCAGCGCATTGCAAATTTTCGACTTTCATTCCCATCACTCCTCCGCTGGCTCACTCAAGCCGTCAGGATTCTTCAACGACTTCTTTTCCTCGGAGGCCAGACGACGCTCGACCTTTTTTACATCTTCGGCTGGCGGCAGCGATTCCGGACGGATGCCCCGTTCGAGTAGAGTTTTCCGTACCGCCTTGTTGTTGGTGATGTGTTCCGTGGAAATTTGCCCTTCACTTTTCATCCCGTGTTCGCGTGCATTGAAAATGGTGATCTCCGTGGCAAAGTCTTTGGCTTTCAGGATGATGGTTGGTGCAAAATCTGCCAGCGGGCGTTTATCCGGTACATTCCACTCTGCTTTCATCGCCTGTGTGCTTTTGCCAAAAAGTGCCTGATCGCCCTTGCTCCGAATGAGAGCAAAATTCTCCGTACTTCCTGTCTGCTCGAAGATCACACCCGACAGCTCCTTTTCCGTTGCACTCAGCTTTTTGCGGGCAGATACTCTTTCGGCCTCCAGCAAACGCTGCTCAATAACTTCGGCGCGACGTGTCTGAATGGCAAAATAGGTCTGGGCAAAAGCGATTTCCTGCTTTCGTGAATCGCCATTCTGGGCAATGAGATAGCAAGCATAGCGTGTGAGCATGATATCGTCCACCTCGCGCTGGCTGCCAGAACCAAGATCGACCATTTTCCCGACGTCAGCAAAATGGTCGGCCACATTGTGGCCGGAAATTTCGCAAGCAGTTTTAGCCTTGGAAACTACGTTCAGAAAGTTGTCCCACTTGCTATAGCCAAGCAAATACTGAAGATCACGGGCCAGCCAATATTCTACTCCTCCTTCAACCTTCCGGGCATGAGCCTCAAAAGTAGTCGTGAGTGTCCGGATCAGTTCAGTTTTCATTGCTTAAAGAATTTGAGATGTTTCAGACAATCGTTATTACATCTTCGTGCAGCAGGCCTCTCCATCGGCAGTTGTAAAGAAATCCTTTACAACTGAACGCGCTACAAATACACTCTTTTCTCGAACTGTTAAGTATTTCTGAACAGTTGCCTGGTACCTTCAAACTGAACTTGTAAGAATTCCTTACACGTTGCCTCACACAATTCACTCATGGTCAGGTCTCCAAAATTTGCGCCACATTTCCGGCAATCGTTGCCTCCAGTTCACGCGCCTGCGCATTCAGAAGTTCCAGTTCTTCGTTCAGCGTTTCGAGCTGGACCTTGAAATCCTCGTCGCTGATTGCCTCGCCGGGAGCAACGCCGACATATCTGCCGGGATTGAGCGACCAGCCCTGCGCCTCTATTTCCTTTAATGTGGCGGCCTTGCATAAGCCGGGAATGTCGCTATAGGCGACGTTCCCGGCACCCTCATGCTTGACAGCACCCTCATCCCCGGCCCTTCTCCCAGAGGGCGAAGGGTGTTCTTTTGCTTCATCGCGATAGGCGACGTTCCCGGCACCCTCATGCTTGACAGCACCCTCATCCCCGGCCCTTCTCCCAAAGGTAGAAGGGAGTTTTTCAATTTCATCACTTGATCCGTATGGAGCGGGGGATTCGGCGGCCAGTGCGTGGGCAGAATGCCCCTCCTGCCCGTTCAAGCCTGCCGGGTCAGAACTTTTGGCAGCGAAAACCTCTTCGATCTTTTCGCGAGCTTCGTCGCCACCCAGCGTGTAGTCGAGCGCTTCGCCGCGCCAGAGACGGACAAGGTTGGCCATAAAGCCGATCTGGGCGGGCGTCCAGTCGCGATGAGCCCTGTCAACCTGCCGGTAGATGTGCCGTGCATCGATAAACAGCACCGTATCCGCCCTGTTCGGTACATTCCCTTCCCCGTCGCGCTCTGTGAGAATGCGTCTGGATAATGGTAAATCTTCTTCTCCCCCTTCTACCTTTGGGAGAAGGGCCGGGGATGAGGGTGGCGAAAGCCTTGCTTTCGCCTTGTCGAAAAACCACAGCGTGCAGGGCAGCGTGACGGTGTAGAACATGTTCGGCCCGACTGCGACCATTACGTCCACCGTACGGCTTTCGATAAGCTGGCGACGGATTTCCTGCTCCGAGGAGCGGGCGTCGGAAGCCGAGTTCGCCATGACGAAACCGGCTCTCCCCCTTTCGTTCAGTGCCGAGTAGAAAAGCTGTATCCAGAGATAGTTCGCGTTGTCGGTTCGCGGAAGACCGAAAGGAAAGCGTCGTCCCGGACCGACCGAATCTTTCAGGCGTTCCTTGTCAACGGCGTTAACATTGAACGGCGGATTGGCCAGCACGAAATCAAAATTCCCCGTTGCATCATGCGGATCGTCGTAGTAGCTGTTCACGTTGCCGCCATGCATGATACGGCCTTCAAGCCCGTGCACCGCAAGGTTCAGGCGACAAAGCCTTCCCGTCTCGTCGGTCTTCTCGATGCCGTGAATGGAGAGTTCTGCCGAAGGGTTCTGCTTGTGCTGGGCAACGAACCGGGCCGAGGAGACGAACATGCCGCCGGAACCGCATGCGGGGTCGAGAATGCGCCCGTGATATGGCTCGATCACTTCGGTCAGGAGACGAACGATGCTGACGGGCGTATAGAACTCTCCCCCGCCCTGCCCTTCGCTCATGGCGAATTCGCCGAGAAAGTACTCGTAGATGCGTCCGAACGCATCGTAATCCATCGAAGAGGGAATCTCCGACACCTTTTTCAGCAACTGCTTCAGAAGCGGGCTGTCGAACAGGTAGTAGGTCTTCGGCAGCACACCGGCAAGCTGCGGATTGTGCTTCTCGATAGCGCGCATGGCTTCGTTGACCATCACGCCGATGTTCTCGGCTTCAGGACGGTTGAGCAGGTAGACAAACCGCGCTTCTGGCGAAAGGTAGAGCACGCCTTCGGCATGATAGGCCGCCGGATCGTCCACCCGGCTCCCCCGGCGAGTACTGCTCTTTGCCGATTCAAGCTCAGCCCTCCGGGCGGCGAACCGCACGTCGGCAAAAAGCAGGAAAATAAGCCCGAGAACGGGTGCGGAATACTCCTGGGCCTTGAGGCCGGAGTTCGCCCGAAGCTGGTCGGCGGCATCCCACAGGCGCTTTTCGAGTGCGGCGGTAGCGGTATCTTTTTCGGAAGGTGCGATCCAGTGCATGGTTACTGCTTGACTATCGGCGCTAAATGGATAAAATAAAGAGTAATATACAGCTAACAGGCATTGTATTCCAATGAAACCTGTCCGATTATCCTGCGGCAGGCAATAAATGAGGGATAGAAATAAAAGGCAATTACAGGAAGACTTGTCACCAGACAGATGGCTGTAATCTTCAACCGAATCATGAACGACGAAGCCTTCAAGACGTTCATAGCTCGAAAGCTGATGCATAACGTTTTCGAAAACATCAACCGTCAGGCGGGGTAATGCTCCGGGAAATGAATAAATATCAGTTCAGTTGTGCCTTTTTCTCAAGCTTCCGCCTGAAATCGGACTCGGCATCGAGAGAGGAGATCATGGTATCGCTTACGTTTGTAAGCCGGGCCAGATCGGCGCGAGGCAAGGAACTCTGATCCGAAAACACGAGAATGCTTTCGAACGTGGCATTGGCTCTCAGCAGATGCTCAAGAATAATCGTAACCGTCTTGGCCTTGTCACGACCGGGAATACCGAAGAGAAAAACCGGAGCCTCCCTCCCTTCGATCCAGTAGTCGATCGGGTAATCCGACGCATTTGCCATCCCTTCGTAGAGATAATCTTTTTTGACCTTTTCAGCCGGAACAACCCTGAACAGTGAGTCCCTGAGATCATCGTAGAATGTGGACTCTATCCGCGATCTCTTTAAAAACGTCAAGTCACTGATGCTCGTAATCGCCTGACCCAAACGAAAAATATCAGCAGCAAGCTGTTCCGACGTCGAATCAATGCACAAGGAACCATCATGCTCCTCAACAGATGTTTCGGACTTTATCTTTTCGTAAAGAGCACCTCTCGTGCCTTCACAAAACTTGTCTATATCATGCTCATAGCTCAGATGCATCAGTGTATGCCCCATATCGGTAAGCCTAAGCAGCCCCCCCGGCATAACCTTTATGTATAGCTGATACTGATCCCCATCAGGAAATGTAAACGGAGTATCAACAGCCAGCAGACCTGCGCTTTTTTCCCTTATCTTCACTTCGCTGCACATCGCTTTGCAAAGTGTGTTCTGGAGTATGTTCACGTCAATAGTCATCACTCAAACAAGTCAATCTGGTTTAGGCCGACTTCACCCAAAGTCAAGCCTTCAATACGGCAATCCTTGAGCAGGCAATGGAGTGCTTCATTCAGATTATGGTATTTATCTGTTTCAGAAGCAAATCCGTCCGATTTCCGGTTTGCTGCGATATATCTCTCTGTAGCCCGATGAATATGAAATACCAACCCCAATTTCCGGTTTTCAACCTTGTTCCTGTGCGGATGGCTCGATCCATTATAGCGGCAAAGGATCAGGCTTTCTCCATTGAAAGCCAGCCACCGCAATCCACAGGAAAAATCATCCACCATTCCCTCCGCCAGATTCTGACGGGTAAATAGTTCGAATTTATGGCCGGAATCATCAAGCGCCTTTACCCTATAGTTGACCTGCTTGTGGCCGGGCTTGTTGACATCCCGAGTTTTCGGGTTGATCACCATTTTGCGGCAACCGATCAACTCTTCGATAAATTCGTCTGTAATACTCTCAAAAGCCATGAGCTTCGGCGTGCTTTTATGTCATGGAAATGTTCCGGAATGACATTGTCCTGAACAGACAATCACGGGTTGAAAAAACATGGTCAAACCGTATTTCTAATAACCATCAATCCGGTCGGCGTGATGGGTAAAGGGATCGCCCTGCAGTTCAAACATGCTTTTCCCGAGAATTTCAAAGCTTATGCCGATGCGGTGAATCGCAAGCAGATCAGAACAGGCGAGGTTCAGGTTGTCCCGGTTTCATCACTGAACGGCGTACGGTACATCATCACCTTTCCCACCAGGAACCACTGGCGTTACCCATCGAAACCGGAATGGATAACAGCCGGGTTGCGCGACTTGCGAAAAAAAATAGAGGACTACCAGATCGAGTCGATAGCGATTCCTCCTCTCGGATTCGGCAATGGCGGGCTGGACTGGAGCGTGGTAAAAGCTGAAATCGAAAGCGCTTTACAAGGTCTTCCCGTCGAGATACAGGTCTATGAGCCATCCTCCGCCATCAGGGATCTGCTGGTAAAAGAGGACAAGCCTGCAGCTGCACACCTCACACCTGTCAGGGCCATGCTCCTGCTTCTGCTCTATCGTTACCGGGCCATGGGAGAACACGCCAGTGAATTCGCAGCCGAAAAACTCAGCTATTTCCTGCAGCGGGCTGGAGAAACACAATTGAAACTCGAATTCACCAAAGGGTATTACGGACCGTATTCCGGTAAGGTTCGTCACGTGCTATACGCCCTGAACGGATATTACCTGAAGGGTTTCGAACAGAAAGAAGCGAAACCTTTCGAGCCGTTTGACATCATTGTCGAGCGGAGTGACGAAGTACTTGACTACATCCAGAACAAACTGAATCCGGTCGAGAAAACCCATCTCGATAAAGTCCTGAAACTGATCAAGGGATTTGAATCGCCTTATGGACTCGAACTGCTTGCTACGGTTGATTATCTCATTATCGAAACCGGCAACAGTGACCCGCAGGTTCTGTCCGGCGCAATCAGGCAGTGGTCAGCAAGAAAAGCCGATATGTTTCCTCCTGAACATGTGCGCCTTGCGTCAGAACAACTGCATCTGCTGCGAAATCAGTCCCTGCCAACTGCTTCGCATTTCGGTATCGGGGAACGGAATAATCAATTAAAAAATATAACGATAGCCACTATCAGGTGGCCTGTTCCCGAAATCTGTTTCGGGAACATCAGTAAGCCACGAACCGCCATAATCTGCCGAAACCGTTTTTTTGTAACGTCACATCAGAAATACCAATAGCGCGGCGAATTCAAAGTTTTCCGCAACGCACAAACCGGATTTCAAGCAGCTTGTCGATGCAATCCGGCAAACCAATGCAGAGCTGGCTGCTCATGCAGGTCGAGCTGTCAATATCAGCCTGATCCTGCGTAACTGGCTGATTGGCTGTCACATAGCGAAATCTGATCTCAATGGTGCTGACCGAGGGAAGTATGTCGACAAAGTGCTTTCGGAACTTGCCGGACGGCAGGATGACAACAGCAACCGCAATCGCCGTCAGCTCTATGACTATCTTCGATTCTACAAAATCTATCCGCAGATTGTGGAGACACTGTCGGCACAATTCGAGCACCTGCTTCCTTTGTCTGTTTCAGCTCCATCTGAAAAAGTGCCTGCAGTGTCTGACCTGAAAACCGGTTTGTTGACGTTTGATAAAATCGGTCTCGGCATCGAGAGAGGAAATCACGATGTCGAACAATTCAACCTGGTTCGTCGCAAGGGAAGCGCATGAGGGAGAGTTCGAGCAGCAGGAGCAATAACATTCGACAAACGGGGGTTTTTCTTTTCTGAACACTCAGGTATAAAAAAAATGCGTTATCCCGACAGGTCGGGATAACGCAGCAATTGAGGCTGAAAAACAGGGTTTCAGAGCTGCCCTTCATAAGGAGCGCATCTGTTTGGCTGGAGATTAGTCATCAAGTTTAATCGACTCTTTGGTCTTCTCTCTGCGCTTTCTGTCTTTCTGATTATACTCATCCATACAGCCACTATTTTTCCCCTCCACAAGTGAGCACTCCAGGTATTCCGCTATTTCAATCACACAGGCTCTGATAGCTTTTCCTACCGGGGTATCCTTATACTGGTTGAGATGGCCGCCAAAACCTCCGCGATAGACTCCCACGCTGATTCCGCTGGATTTTGAGGTTGCCTCTACTGTCCGTGCATCATAAATTTCGCCTGTCTGAACGTCAATCACTTTCAGATCGACAGCCATGTAGGCTTTATCCTGTTTTCCTCCAAGGCTGATGCCTCCGTAGGAGATTCCGCCGCCGCCGCCGCTCGTATTGTGTTCAAAAGCGGATACCGTTGCAGCCACAAGGTATTTGGCTCCGGTAATCTTTCCCAATTTCGACCTTGTGCCCGGATTAATTCTTCCGGATGCTCCAAGATCCTGTTCTCTGATAACGGCATCGAGTTCGTTCCTTTCAAGCACCCGAAAACTGTTTGTTGATGCGAGCTCTGAAATGAGCATATCCTGCAGATCAGTTCCGACACCGCCTCTCCACCAGGTTGCATAGGTGTTGTTTGTGAACCGCAACACCCCGATACGGGGTTTTTCCTGGGCTAATCCCTCGGAAACAAGAGAAAATGAAACAAGAAACAGAAACAGTAGTAAAGCTTTAATCCTCATGATGAACCTCTCGGATTGTTATGGTTAAATAAAAAAAATGTGACGTATTATATGAATCAGACAAACCAGAAGCTGTCACAACTCCTGATCAATGAAGTCCTTCTGCCAGCGCATACACCTGTAAAGTATCACTGAAAAAAGTTAAACCAAAACAGGTAAGAATAAACCTTTTACATAATCGTCGATTTTCTGTTCATCGCACTGAACGTCTTCGGCAAATCCGGCTTGCAGCCTGCCGGAAAACGCAGCGCCTGCAAGCATTCAATTTGTTTATGGCAATTCTGTTTTGCCAATCGTTCATCACTTTTGTATCATTCCTCTATTGCGACGTGTTATTGTGTGATTAAAAAACTCAAAACAGGTGGCCAGATGATGAAAAGCCGATTTTTTAAGGCGAAGAGTTTTACTCTTTATCTGCTTGTATCGTACCTTTTTTCAGCCTGTGCAGTCCAGGGTCCGGCGCTTGATCAGGCTCTGCAGAAGGCATACCAGAGCGCCATCGTTGATGCGGAAAGAGCCGATCCATCAGAGATATCAAACAATCTGGTTGCTATTGTGCCCGCAAACGAAAAGCTGATATGGAAGAACAGGGATGATGTTCAGAATGCCATGCTGCTCGTTGTCACCTGGACAAACTATAACGGTTATGACGATAAAGTCGGGCAATCGCTCAATCTTTCGAGAGAGGTTTGGGTAACAACCGCACCGGAGGTAAAGAATTTTTGCAAGGGCATGAAAGAGAACCGGTCGTTGCGGCTGGAGCAGCTTTTGGGGCTTCCTCCGAAGGCGGGCAAAACGAAATTTGTGGAGATGTGGGTCAAGCCTGGCGATCTTTTCAGGCCAAGCGCAGATCCGGAGATCAGTGACCGTGAAGCGGAAACAGAGTTCAGAAGAGCCAACATATTCGTGAAGGTGAGCGATGAGTACAGAAAATGGTTCAATGATCTGAAGATGCAATCATACGGAACCAATGGCTATCCGTGGACCAGACTGGGATATACCTATGACTGGGGAAATCGCCGCTGTCACATCGGGTTAAGTGAATTCGTGATCATGCCGGGCGCTACCGTCGAGATCAAGGCTGTTACGCCAACGTCCGACTATTAGCAGCACGGGGCTCCAATCGTCGAACAACCTTCGATGCCCGGTGGTTACGGGCACATGTTGACCTGCGATGTTGTCATGTTTTAACCTTTGTTGAAAGACTGAACCCCTGCTTTACACCTTTTCCTCGTTTTATGCCGTGCCGGGGCTCTGCGTTTCCTGATAACGCTGTTTCACATGTCAAAACATGTCATCGCAATACCCGCGATGAAAGACTCTTTT
This region includes:
- a CDS encoding restriction endonuclease subunit S, which codes for MGMKVENLQCAEARLGQNNCLQLEEDAGCGMMYELRTIHIGDLGRVLTGKTPPSVRPELFGDDHPFLTPTDIDGASRYIEPERFLSPEGRNYQQRLMLPGRSVCVVCIGATIGKVCMTGRPSFTNQQINSVVVNEQEHDPFFVYHLMTTLRDELKANAGGSATPIINKTAFSEIKVRVPPLPVQRRIAGILSTYDELIENSQRRIKILEEMARSVYREWFVHFRFPGHENVSLVSSSLGAIPQGWEAGRLDDVLVLQRGFDLPKAKRMEGTVPIYAATGVTGFHCEAKVKAPCVVTGRSGTIGDVIYVQEDFWPLNTSLWAKGFPKSEPLYAYYVLSSVGLKQFNSGAAVPTLNRNDLHGLDVLIPPCVLQKRFQKIAGAMLLQTRNLELQIQNLRRTRDLLLPRLLSGQVNPKEN
- the dinD gene encoding DNA damage-inducible protein D; amino-acid sequence: MKTELIRTLTTTFEAHARKVEGGVEYWLARDLQYLLGYSKWDNFLNVVSKAKTACEISGHNVADHFADVGKMVDLGSGSQREVDDIMLTRYACYLIAQNGDSRKQEIAFAQTYFAIQTRRAEVIEQRLLEAERVSARKKLSATEKELSGVIFEQTGSTENFALIRSKGDQALFGKSTQAMKAEWNVPDKRPLADFAPTIILKAKDFATEITIFNAREHGMKSEGQISTEHITNNKAVRKTLLERGIRPESLPPAEDVKKVERRLASEEKKSLKNPDGLSEPAEE
- a CDS encoding CHC2 zinc finger domain-containing protein, which gives rise to MNAKSDLSPIKQIPIIEVAKRLGIEVRGTKAMCFMGHDKASPSLSFSINYNTWRCFGACGKHGDAINLVMEKEGLDFNAALEWFSNNFNADVKRQFSGQRKRTCSIKQNNAMVAPVQKQSEFFSDSELYTWFVNKCAFVSNPVGVNYLESHGISDVAASRFNLRQMSSPARAFRMLLQQWGEDRVFRSGIAWGRDGKPISLIWGSYALLFPFYDEVKITYIQARMFEKEPKAKFLNLRGITKPLFNADRLKSLPAGQTVHLCEGVPDVVSLESKGLIALGVLGATSFRTEWVDRFLKFKVVVLGDGDEGGAKFAKDISKYFIDRGKPVQCMTLPKGKDVSDVLAQDGSAK
- a CDS encoding RNA-directed DNA polymerase; translation: MSFLKEVTGQLNLRWAWEKVRRASTPGDAWINEIELAEFELELESNLKSIAEEMKQGRYKLRPLKPMAFPKNPSKDGKQQVRQYFNVAVRDQVAWTAVVNIIGPFLDQKMPTWSYGNRLFRSIWTESDEKGVRRQKIGRYRDSSGQIYLPFLQSWPRFRRHVFLSTLAMTGQTGKYSTTKEDVEELECQESLPEKYKCPFIQKKHWAIKRPREGKKKLFWCSLDLEKFYPSLKLDIILRNITEFLPAELRVDADNLIESMMLFEVDTANWSTDDLEALNEIGLSAKERDFKGIPTGLYVAGFLANAGLFKVDLEVDKLLKNRNVAHFRFVDDHIVLAYSFNELVKWVEEYLKLLDSLETGATVNRDKIEPEALAQYFGAKENPEKSLDDIQKEAEKKCELNPQFPTPLMTKTLALVSAIARTDFDLLEESEIVSLTDQLEHMLLVELPEAEIPEKTRLSFAATRLIRLAECRLSNNARLVELECRHEILDAELANKALSNEHRVSFNRERKETKKELKKQRDKLDREVFKAFGLMRKVLQERPDRVRLWTRAIKMCRQAGVKGLKDIFNDITRVKDTNPMAAEYLYASTLSLLGYEAIIAALLVLNPEIAEWRKKAAQSFLNDIKEAPRSNPLCSGRRWFLQKSWEQFCFGVFCADVIIRSSSTEEKGYESGLPAELIKAGSNCLTEKGIESSQSMAWWAARLSMREFSSRAPRWVVDIACRIPATSESNLFWRFFPFDVPPDILQGMIVDDRYSQNLDQMGGWWYDALSAKREIASTLMLNGSSPEIACALNNLQSTSNRDFVSLHEWCAEIRQIRAKNASDPRASEWTALEIVRQVGLSITEFNLGYVAKQSANHTSTLCLHPANFRVPRKWLDDFKLKSPTWIKWENKIKPENNETQVKYVSDDLYDDLSVADSRYTPLQENVLSNDLFVLVNPVRGLGLLLYGLLRHDFEFPTVWNGPGHSDVLNRLPLCLLKEMTCSSLTLGLLKACLQPRAMENLKPSIVQSPDDDSLHDPVLLRNVEDVCQRINQCQEHLKRNRLSTINDKPRQLTPISIRDLSNPEWSKAFKDVQEGESVDEQ